One stretch of Thermanaerosceptrum fracticalcis DNA includes these proteins:
- a CDS encoding FAD-dependent oxidoreductase, translated as MSEERFDCIIVGAGPAGSAAALTLARAGLEVLVIERGLQAGSKNMTGGRLYAHALQKIIPNFWEEAPVERRVVKETITMITPSGSVSLDYKSQRYNQEPYHSFTVLRAQFDQWLATKAEEAGAVIATGVRVDDLLRDDQGKIIGVIAGEDQMLANVVIAADGVNSLLAQKAGLRGELKDIHVATGVKEVIELPRQVIEDRFQLTGEEGAAQLFVGRCTQGIQGGGFLYTNKNTISIGLVITSGAIGKSKIKIADLIEEFKTHPNIAPLVTGGKVVEYSAHLVPEGGLNMLPALYTDGLLIAGDAAGLVLNTGYMVRGMDLAIYSGIAAAQTVIKAKEKEDYSKTSLSHYQELLKNSFVMKDLETYKNAPAFMEQTTRIFTTYPQLADNILYKLFTVYGTPAQHLLPMVMGELKKNNISIFDLVKDGIKGVRAL; from the coding sequence ATGAGCGAAGAAAGATTTGACTGTATCATCGTGGGGGCAGGGCCGGCGGGCAGCGCCGCCGCCCTTACCCTGGCCCGGGCCGGCCTCGAAGTCCTCGTCATCGAAAGAGGCCTGCAAGCCGGCAGCAAAAACATGACAGGAGGCAGGCTCTACGCCCACGCCCTGCAAAAAATAATCCCCAACTTCTGGGAAGAAGCACCCGTCGAAAGACGGGTTGTCAAAGAAACCATCACTATGATCACGCCTTCCGGCAGTGTTTCCCTGGACTACAAGAGCCAGCGCTACAACCAGGAACCCTACCACTCCTTTACAGTCCTAAGAGCCCAATTCGACCAGTGGCTGGCCACTAAAGCCGAAGAAGCCGGGGCCGTCATCGCCACCGGCGTCAGAGTCGATGACCTTTTACGGGATGACCAGGGTAAAATCATTGGCGTCATTGCCGGCGAAGACCAAATGCTGGCCAACGTCGTCATCGCCGCCGACGGAGTCAACTCCCTTTTAGCCCAGAAAGCGGGCCTAAGGGGCGAACTCAAAGACATTCACGTGGCCACAGGCGTCAAAGAAGTCATCGAACTGCCAAGACAAGTAATAGAGGACCGCTTCCAGCTCACAGGAGAAGAAGGGGCTGCTCAGCTCTTTGTGGGCCGGTGCACCCAAGGAATCCAGGGCGGCGGTTTCCTCTACACCAACAAAAACACCATCTCCATAGGTCTCGTCATTACCTCCGGGGCTATAGGAAAAAGCAAAATAAAAATTGCTGACTTAATCGAAGAATTCAAGACCCACCCCAACATCGCTCCTCTCGTAACCGGGGGTAAAGTCGTCGAATACTCGGCCCATTTAGTACCCGAAGGCGGCCTAAATATGCTGCCTGCCCTCTATACAGACGGGCTTTTAATCGCCGGTGATGCCGCAGGTTTAGTCTTAAACACCGGCTACATGGTCAGGGGCATGGATTTAGCCATCTACTCCGGCATCGCTGCTGCTCAGACCGTCATCAAAGCCAAAGAAAAAGAAGACTATTCCAAAACATCCTTAAGTCATTACCAGGAACTTCTTAAAAACAGCTTTGTTATGAAAGACCTGGAGACCTACAAAAATGCCCCGGCCTTCATGGAACAGACCACCCGGATCTTCACCACCTATCCGCAATTAGCCGACAACATCCTCTACAAACTGTTTACCGTATACGGTACTCCCGCCCAGCATCTTTTACCCATGGTCATGGGCGAACTCAAGAAGAATAATATATCCATCTTTGATTTGGTCAAAGACGGTATAAAGGGGGTCAGGGCCCTATGA
- the vapB gene encoding type II toxin-antitoxin system antitoxin VapB, with translation MDIAKIFFNGRSQAVRLPKEYRLEGSEVYVKKIDDVVLLIPKDSAWKTLESSLNYFSDDFMAERNQPEIEKREGL, from the coding sequence TTGGATATTGCAAAAATCTTCTTTAACGGAAGAAGTCAGGCTGTTAGATTACCCAAAGAATATCGGCTAGAAGGTTCCGAAGTTTATGTCAAGAAAATTGATGATGTCGTACTTTTGATTCCCAAAGACAGCGCCTGGAAAACACTTGAATCTAGCTTAAACTACTTTTCCGATGATTTTATGGCTGAAAGAAACCAACCCGAGATTGAGAAACGAGAAGGCTTGTAA
- a CDS encoding HNH endonuclease — MPRPGDIISYLEMSMEEGINLQRGMNFRLRGKTSIILMSVRPGAPYADRIEENGKILIYEGHDIPNRKDGPNPKKVDQEMFTPSGSLTENGKFFEAAQKYKRGIQPAERVKVYEKLRDGIWVYNGIFKLVDAWLEESNARKVFKFRLELVNELIPEKKQDDELEHGRIIPSEVKLAVWKRDKGKCVICGSSENLHFDHIIPYSKGGSSLVAENIQLLCARHNLAKHDKIE, encoded by the coding sequence ATGCCAAGACCTGGTGATATTATTTCATATCTTGAGATGAGTATGGAGGAAGGGATTAACCTTCAAAGAGGTATGAATTTCAGGTTGAGAGGTAAAACATCAATAATTCTCATGAGTGTAAGGCCAGGGGCACCGTATGCAGATAGAATTGAGGAAAATGGAAAAATATTAATTTATGAGGGTCATGATATACCAAACAGAAAAGATGGACCTAATCCAAAGAAAGTTGACCAAGAGATGTTTACTCCAAGTGGATCCCTTACTGAAAACGGCAAATTTTTTGAAGCTGCCCAAAAGTACAAGAGAGGAATACAACCTGCTGAAAGAGTGAAGGTATATGAGAAGTTAAGAGACGGGATTTGGGTATACAATGGTATATTCAAATTGGTCGATGCCTGGCTTGAAGAAAGTAATGCACGAAAAGTGTTTAAATTTAGATTAGAACTGGTGAACGAGCTAATACCAGAGAAAAAACAGGATGATGAGTTGGAACACGGGAGAATAATTCCTTCAGAGGTAAAGTTAGCAGTTTGGAAAAGAGATAAAGGAAAGTGTGTCATTTGTGGCAGTTCAGAGAATCTTCATTTTGATCATATTATTCCTTATTCAAAGGGTGGATCGTCATTGGTTGCCGAAAACATTCAACTTCTGTGCGCAAGACATAATTTAGCGAAACACGATAAGATTGAATAA
- a CDS encoding IS3 family transposase, whose product MFRDLSISYSFKRTTSPTRRPEEYIETFYNARRLHSALGYMSPIEFERHYRKSLAA is encoded by the coding sequence ATATTTCGAGATTTGTCTATATCCTACAGTTTCAAACGAACCACCTCACCCACACGAAGACCAGAAGAGTATATTGAGACATTCTACAATGCCAGACGACTGCACAGTGCCCTGGGATATATGTCCCCTATAGAGTTTGAAAGGCATTACAGAAAATCTCTGGCGGCCTAG
- a CDS encoding TIR domain-containing protein, with amino-acid sequence MIEKLENYTGKVNFAVVLATPDDEGHRANHPDEKTYRARQNVVLELGMLLSKLGRAKVAILIKNPSKMERPSDIQGLIYIPFNENLEKEAGVVLAKEMEKQWIHISVSKL; translated from the coding sequence ATTATAGAAAAACTTGAAAATTATACAGGGAAAGTAAATTTTGCAGTTGTTTTAGCAACACCAGACGATGAAGGGCATAGGGCAAATCACCCCGATGAAAAGACATATCGTGCAAGGCAAAACGTAGTGTTGGAGTTGGGAATGTTACTATCAAAACTAGGAAGGGCAAAAGTGGCAATACTAATTAAAAACCCTAGTAAAATGGAACGTCCTTCAGATATACAAGGTCTAATATATATTCCTTTTAACGAAAATTTGGAAAAAGAAGCAGGAGTTGTATTAGCAAAAGAAATGGAGAAACAATGGATTCATATATCTGTATCTAAACTTTAG
- the aroE gene encoding shikimate dehydrogenase has protein sequence MLEVNGNTKIYVLLGNPIAQTLSPAMYNAAFRALQENRLYIACKVEEDGLEEAVKGLKALGIMGGNVTVPFKEKIIPFLDGISEESRLIGAVNTLYCREGELWGTNTDGAGFLKALKKVDPRGVEGRRVLMLGAGGSARAVAVTLAMAGAKEINIINRTLSKAQEIMEIVYGLDCRGQALGWDDKSIKEAVQESDFIINTTSLGMVPRVEEMPPLNPDWFRPSQWVIDLIYKPKETLFLREARIKGCQTLNGLGMLLEQGVLAFEQWSGLKPPVEVMARELERWV, from the coding sequence ATGCTTGAGGTTAACGGTAATACCAAAATATATGTCCTTCTGGGTAACCCCATTGCTCAAACCCTTTCCCCTGCTATGTACAACGCTGCTTTTCGGGCTCTTCAGGAAAACAGGCTCTATATTGCCTGTAAAGTAGAGGAAGACGGTTTGGAAGAGGCTGTCAAGGGTTTAAAGGCTTTAGGCATTATGGGAGGAAACGTTACTGTTCCCTTTAAGGAAAAAATTATTCCCTTTTTGGATGGCATCTCTGAAGAAAGTCGCTTAATAGGGGCGGTGAATACTCTCTATTGCCGGGAAGGGGAACTATGGGGGACCAATACCGATGGAGCCGGTTTTTTGAAGGCCTTAAAGAAGGTAGATCCCCGGGGGGTGGAAGGACGGCGAGTCCTTATGCTGGGCGCTGGTGGTTCGGCCCGGGCCGTGGCGGTTACCCTTGCTATGGCAGGCGCCAAAGAGATCAATATTATTAACCGTACCTTAAGTAAAGCCCAGGAGATCATGGAGATAGTTTATGGTCTTGACTGCCGGGGTCAGGCCCTGGGGTGGGATGATAAAAGTATTAAAGAGGCAGTCCAGGAAAGTGATTTTATTATTAATACCACTTCTCTGGGAATGGTGCCCCGGGTGGAGGAAATGCCTCCCTTGAATCCTGACTGGTTCAGGCCTTCACAATGGGTGATTGACCTTATTTATAAACCGAAAGAAACCTTGTTTTTACGGGAAGCCAGGATAAAAGGCTGTCAGACTCTTAATGGCCTGGGGATGCTTCTGGAACAGGGAGTACTGGCTTTTGAACAGTGGTCCGGGCTGAAGCCCCCTGTGGAGGTAATGGCCCGCGAACTGGAGAGGTGGGTATAG
- the aroF gene encoding 3-deoxy-7-phosphoheptulonate synthase, with amino-acid sequence MIVVMRTGVKEELVDKVAKKLVENGFQIHLSVGVERTLIGAVGDKSHYMDLALEAMEGVEKVIPILAPYKLASREFKPDDTVIRIGDVTIGGEEIQVMAGPCAVESREQLLEVAEMVRERGARILRGGAFKPRTSPYAFQGLEEKGLEYLAEAREKTGLLIVTEVMDTQKVAMVAQYADILQIGARNMQNFPLLREVAKCNKPVLLKRGLSATIEEWIMAAEYIMVSGNHQVILCERGIRTFESFTRNTLDLSAVPVIKELSHLPVIVDPSHSTGKWKLVQPMARSAIAAGADGLIIEVHPKPSEALCDGPQSVTPERFSSIMEDLQKMAVAMGRTI; translated from the coding sequence ATGATTGTCGTCATGAGAACAGGTGTCAAAGAAGAATTGGTTGACAAGGTGGCTAAGAAGCTAGTAGAAAACGGCTTCCAGATCCATCTTTCCGTAGGGGTGGAAAGAACCCTCATCGGAGCTGTGGGAGATAAGTCCCATTACATGGACTTAGCCCTGGAAGCCATGGAAGGTGTGGAAAAGGTTATTCCTATCCTGGCGCCTTACAAACTGGCCAGCCGGGAATTTAAACCCGACGATACCGTTATCAGAATAGGTGACGTTACCATAGGCGGAGAGGAAATCCAGGTCATGGCCGGACCCTGCGCTGTAGAAAGCAGGGAGCAGCTTTTGGAAGTAGCGGAAATGGTGAGAGAAAGAGGAGCCCGTATTCTAAGGGGCGGGGCCTTTAAACCCCGGACTTCTCCCTATGCTTTCCAGGGCCTGGAGGAAAAAGGACTGGAATACCTGGCCGAAGCCCGGGAAAAGACGGGTCTCTTAATTGTTACGGAAGTAATGGATACGCAAAAGGTGGCTATGGTTGCCCAATACGCCGATATTTTACAGATTGGAGCCAGGAACATGCAGAATTTTCCTCTGCTGCGGGAGGTAGCCAAATGTAACAAACCTGTCCTCTTAAAAAGGGGACTCAGTGCTACCATTGAGGAGTGGATTATGGCTGCCGAGTATATCATGGTTAGCGGTAATCACCAGGTTATCCTGTGTGAAAGAGGAATCCGTACTTTTGAATCTTTTACCCGGAACACTCTGGACCTTTCCGCGGTTCCCGTCATTAAAGAATTGAGTCACTTACCCGTTATTGTCGATCCCAGTCACAGTACTGGAAAATGGAAGCTGGTACAGCCTATGGCCCGTTCCGCCATCGCTGCCGGCGCCGATGGCCTGATCATAGAAGTTCATCCCAAACCTAGTGAAGCCCTGTGTGACGGTCCCCAGTCTGTAACGCCGGAGAGATTTTCCAGTATCATGGAAGATTTACAAAAAATGGCCGTTGCGATGGGGAGAACCATCTGA
- a CDS encoding prephenate dehydrogenase, with product MIRNITIIGLGVIGGSLGMALKKKKPEIKVCGIDTRQEVLGEAVARKAIDWGTLHFEAAVRDAEVIFLATPMTAMPVVCQEIVPFLKPGTIITDVGSTKRYIVNTLQEILPPTVQFVGGHPMAGSEKGGLQGAHELLFENAAYILTPTLKTSSNAMETVKQLVQDVGAKVILLSPEEHDRKVAAVSHLPHLVASALVSTVGELEEREKGYFALAAGGFRDSTRIAASNSEMWCDIFLQNEKALLPLVRGFRESLERLEKYIEEKNAQALLEMLRQSRLWREGLPTGLKGIVPQLHEAVVIVPDRPGIIAELSNLLGEQGINISDIEIQPVREDDGGIIRFGFIREEWRNQAVEILQTKGFPVRKTGV from the coding sequence GTGATTAGAAATATTACCATTATCGGCTTAGGGGTGATCGGGGGCTCTCTGGGGATGGCCCTTAAGAAGAAAAAGCCCGAGATAAAAGTATGTGGTATTGATACGCGGCAGGAGGTCCTGGGCGAAGCAGTGGCCCGAAAAGCTATTGATTGGGGTACTCTCCATTTTGAGGCTGCCGTAAGGGATGCTGAAGTCATTTTTTTAGCTACACCCATGACGGCAATGCCTGTGGTCTGCCAGGAAATTGTACCCTTCTTAAAACCAGGTACTATTATTACAGATGTGGGTAGTACCAAAAGATATATCGTGAATACTTTGCAGGAAATCTTACCCCCTACTGTCCAGTTTGTAGGCGGTCACCCCATGGCCGGTTCCGAGAAAGGGGGCCTGCAGGGGGCCCATGAACTGCTTTTTGAGAACGCTGCCTATATCCTTACCCCTACTTTAAAAACTTCAAGTAACGCCATGGAGACGGTAAAACAACTGGTCCAGGACGTGGGAGCCAAGGTTATCCTTCTTTCACCCGAGGAACATGACCGGAAAGTAGCGGCGGTAAGTCATTTGCCTCATCTGGTGGCCAGTGCCCTGGTTTCTACTGTGGGTGAGCTGGAAGAAAGGGAGAAGGGGTATTTTGCCCTGGCCGCAGGGGGATTCCGCGATTCCACACGTATTGCTGCCAGTAACAGTGAGATGTGGTGTGATATTTTCTTGCAGAATGAAAAGGCCCTTTTACCCCTTGTCCGGGGGTTTAGGGAATCCCTGGAACGACTGGAAAAATACATTGAGGAGAAGAATGCCCAGGCCTTGCTAGAGATGCTGAGACAGTCCCGGCTGTGGCGGGAGGGGTTGCCTACGGGGCTCAAAGGCATTGTTCCCCAGTTACATGAAGCAGTGGTGATTGTCCCTGACAGGCCGGGAATTATTGCGGAACTCTCCAACCTTCTAGGGGAACAGGGCATTAATATCAGCGATATAGAAATACAGCCGGTAAGAGAAGATGACGGCGGTATCATCCGCTTTGGTTTTATCCGTGAAGAATGGAGAAACCAGGCTGTAGAAATTCTTCAAACTAAAGGCTTCCCTGTACGGAAAACTGGGGTATAA
- a CDS encoding transposase has translation MPRRPRTYSESKVYHIMTRGNEKKNLFYDREDREKFLNIIMRKKTEEAFCLYAYCLMDNHIHLLIRENLDSISTIMKKLNTAYAIYFNKNHPCLEGTTNYENM, from the coding sequence ATGCCCAGGAGACCAAGAACATACAGTGAAAGCAAAGTATATCACATTATGACCAGAGGAAACGAAAAGAAGAATTTGTTTTATGACAGAGAGGATAGAGAGAAGTTTCTCAATATTATCATGAGGAAGAAAACAGAAGAGGCTTTCTGTTTATATGCTTATTGCCTTATGGATAACCATATTCATCTTCTGATAAGAGAGAATTTGGATAGTATTTCTACCATAATGAAAAAGTTAAACACGGCTTACGCAATTTATTTTAATAAAAACCACCCATGCCTAGAAGGCACAACCAATTATGAAAATATGTAG
- the aroB gene encoding 3-dehydroquinate synthase: MARKVPVNLGERSYTITIGYEILEECTAELGTFPLEKEVFLLSDREVHKYYGSSLETLIADQGFKVRTYLMPPGEEAKSWEQAGEILEKMLEGNLGRKAPVLALGGGVVGDIAGFVAALYRRGVPFIQIPTTLLAQVDSSVGGKVAVNHPLGKNMLGTFYQPLAVWADLRTLDTLPDNEWRAGLAEVVKYGIIWDEAFFEFLENHTLEILRRDPSVLPEMIERCCQIKAEVVGRDEKDEGLRNILNFGHTLGHALESATHYKEYRHGEAVAIGMYGAMELAYALGMIEKDVVTRVKDILELWELPIRFPAKFLETVIQNLIYDKKVSDKKVLFILPTAIGKVEMVRDIPQDIIRRVVQENLIL, encoded by the coding sequence GTGGCAAGAAAGGTTCCTGTGAATTTGGGCGAGAGAAGTTATACCATCACTATAGGCTATGAGATTTTAGAGGAATGTACCGCGGAACTTGGTACTTTTCCCCTGGAAAAAGAAGTGTTTTTGCTTTCTGATAGGGAAGTGCACAAGTATTATGGTTCCTCCTTGGAGACACTGATTGCTGACCAGGGCTTTAAAGTGAGAACCTACCTGATGCCTCCCGGAGAAGAAGCTAAATCATGGGAGCAGGCAGGAGAAATCCTGGAGAAAATGCTGGAAGGGAATCTGGGCCGCAAAGCCCCTGTCCTGGCCTTAGGCGGCGGTGTGGTGGGGGACATAGCCGGATTCGTAGCGGCCCTCTACCGCAGGGGCGTACCCTTCATCCAAATCCCCACTACCTTGCTGGCCCAGGTGGACAGCAGTGTGGGGGGAAAAGTGGCCGTCAACCATCCCCTGGGGAAGAATATGCTGGGTACCTTTTATCAACCTTTAGCTGTCTGGGCCGATTTACGGACTCTGGATACGCTGCCGGATAATGAATGGCGGGCAGGCCTGGCGGAAGTGGTGAAATACGGTATCATCTGGGATGAGGCTTTTTTTGAGTTTCTCGAAAACCATACCCTGGAGATTTTGCGGCGTGACCCCTCTGTCTTACCGGAAATGATCGAACGATGCTGTCAAATCAAAGCTGAAGTAGTCGGCCGGGATGAAAAAGATGAGGGGTTACGAAACATCCTGAATTTCGGCCATACCCTGGGCCATGCCCTGGAAAGTGCGACCCATTACAAAGAGTACCGGCACGGGGAAGCCGTAGCCATTGGTATGTACGGTGCTATGGAACTGGCCTACGCTTTGGGTATGATTGAGAAAGATGTGGTAACACGAGTTAAGGATATCCTGGAACTATGGGAACTTCCAATACGTTTTCCTGCTAAGTTCCTGGAAACAGTTATCCAGAACCTGATTTATGATAAAAAGGTCTCTGACAAAAAAGTTTTATTCATTCTTCCTACTGCTATCGGTAAAGTGGAGATGGTAAGGGATATTCCTCAGGATATAATCCGCCGTGTGGTACAAGAAAATCTGATATTATAA
- the vapC gene encoding type II toxin-antitoxin system tRNA(fMet)-specific endonuclease VapC → MRYMLDTNICIYIIKKKPVQVFQIFNALKVGDVCISSITLAELQYGVYKSQFPERNKLALVNFLAPITILPFSDRASVLYGHIRAGLEKRGQIIGAYDLMIAAHALSEDLILVTNNTKEFSRIPNLPLKNWAE, encoded by the coding sequence ATGAGATACATGCTTGATACCAATATCTGCATCTACATCATCAAGAAGAAACCAGTTCAGGTCTTCCAAATATTCAATGCTCTTAAAGTTGGCGACGTATGTATCTCCTCAATTACTCTAGCAGAACTACAATACGGTGTTTATAAAAGTCAGTTTCCGGAGCGAAACAAACTCGCCCTGGTAAATTTCCTAGCACCAATCACCATTCTTCCTTTTTCTGACCGAGCTTCAGTTTTGTATGGCCATATCCGAGCTGGTCTTGAAAAACGAGGTCAAATTATCGGTGCATACGATCTAATGATTGCAGCTCACGCACTTTCTGAGGACTTAATCCTGGTTACAAATAACACTAAAGAATTCAGCAGAATACCAAATCTGCCCCTTAAAAACTGGGCTGAGTAA
- the aroC gene encoding chorismate synthase → MLRYLSAGESHGQALTAIIEGLPAGLKIHKENIDELLKRRQGGYGRGGRMAIEQDRVEFLSGLRGSLTLGSPLTLLIRNKDWENWQEIMAPGDGALLTERVVTKPRPGHADLPGALKYRQRDIRNILERASARETAVRVAVGAVAQELLAAFGIRVQGQVVAIGPVRGEASGKIMGRELYDNPFYCPDNNAAEAMREAVDQARKEGDSLGGVFQVIVEGVPPGLGSHVQWDRRLDGRLAQSLMSIPAIKGVEIGLGLEGAVLPGSQVHDEIHYSPERGFYHRTNHAGGLEGGITNGENIVIRAAMKPIPTLLSPLNSVDILSKEPFQAAVERSDVCAVPAAAIVGEAAVAWEIAVALLEKFGGDHLEEMLVNYNHYLEYLKKW, encoded by the coding sequence ATGCTGCGCTATTTATCAGCCGGGGAATCCCATGGTCAGGCTCTTACCGCGATTATCGAGGGGTTGCCGGCGGGTTTAAAGATACACAAGGAAAATATTGATGAGCTATTAAAGAGGCGCCAGGGCGGCTACGGCCGGGGCGGGCGTATGGCCATAGAACAGGACCGGGTGGAGTTTCTTTCCGGCTTGCGTGGCTCCCTGACTCTGGGGAGCCCCCTAACTTTACTGATACGCAACAAGGACTGGGAGAACTGGCAGGAGATTATGGCCCCCGGTGATGGGGCTCTCCTTACTGAAAGAGTGGTAACCAAACCCCGCCCGGGTCATGCTGATTTGCCCGGTGCCCTGAAGTACAGGCAGCGGGACATCCGCAATATCCTGGAAAGGGCCAGTGCCAGGGAAACGGCGGTCAGGGTGGCCGTGGGTGCCGTAGCCCAGGAACTGCTGGCTGCCTTTGGCATTAGGGTTCAGGGGCAGGTAGTAGCCATTGGCCCGGTACGGGGGGAAGCATCCGGTAAGATAATGGGACGTGAGCTATACGATAATCCATTTTATTGCCCGGACAATAATGCTGCGGAAGCCATGAGAGAGGCCGTTGACCAGGCCAGGAAAGAAGGTGACTCCCTGGGTGGTGTTTTCCAGGTTATCGTGGAAGGAGTTCCGCCTGGCTTAGGTTCCCATGTCCAGTGGGACCGGCGTTTGGACGGACGGTTGGCCCAGTCTCTTATGAGTATTCCTGCCATCAAGGGTGTAGAAATCGGCCTGGGTTTGGAAGGGGCTGTTTTACCGGGCTCTCAGGTTCATGACGAGATTCATTATTCACCGGAAAGAGGTTTCTATCACCGGACCAACCACGCCGGAGGGCTGGAAGGTGGCATTACCAACGGGGAAAATATCGTGATCAGGGCGGCTATGAAGCCCATTCCCACCCTGCTTTCTCCCTTAAACAGCGTGGATATCCTCAGCAAAGAACCCTTCCAGGCCGCTGTAGAACGTTCTGATGTCTGCGCAGTCCCTGCCGCGGCTATTGTGGGCGAGGCTGCTGTAGCCTGGGAAATCGCTGTGGCCCTTTTAGAAAAATTCGGTGGTGACCACCTGGAAGAAATGCTGGTTAATTATAACCATTACCTGGAATACCTGAAAAAGTGGTAG
- a CDS encoding ferredoxin family protein, producing MKKLSIEERLGFNKFNVDDDEAHITINKEICRTCTEKPCLYACPALLYNLNEAGEMTFDYAGCLECGTCRVVCQKQGAIQWNYPRGIFGVQFRYG from the coding sequence ATGAAGAAACTCTCCATCGAAGAACGCCTGGGTTTCAACAAATTCAATGTGGACGATGATGAAGCCCATATCACTATAAACAAAGAAATCTGCCGCACCTGTACGGAAAAGCCCTGTCTTTATGCCTGTCCTGCCCTTTTATACAACTTAAACGAAGCGGGAGAAATGACCTTTGATTATGCGGGATGCCTGGAATGTGGGACCTGTCGGGTGGTCTGTCAAAAGCAAGGGGCCATCCAGTGGAATTATCCCCGGGGAATCTTTGGGGTCCAGTTCAGATATGGGTAA
- the aroA gene encoding 3-phosphoshikimate 1-carboxyvinyltransferase yields MRITITQTEKMEGTIQVPGDKSISHRSIMLGALAQGVTRIEGFLMAEDCLSTVRCFRTLGVPITMEGKSVRVEGRGLYGLQEPEDVLDVGNSGTTIRLMMGILAGQPFTSFLTGDPSIRRRPMGRVAKPLREMGANIVGRQNGNLAPLAVQGGNLKPISYKTPVASAQIKSSILLAGLYAPGWTEVIEPEQSRNHSELMLKAFGAEIETDGPAVRVKGGAQLKGQQVQVPGDISSAAFFMVAGLIVPQGKIVIENVGLNPTRDGILEVLQAMGGKIRLFDTRVVAGELIGNIEIQSSELRGVSIGGAIIPRLIDEIPVLAVAAAFAEGVTEIHDAAELKVKESNRLYAISEGLTRLGAQIEELPDGLRIIGGKPLKGNVCQSYHDHRIAMALAVAGLRAEGETHIEDGEAVNISFPEFTQLISQLQKV; encoded by the coding sequence ATGCGTATAACCATAACACAAACTGAGAAGATGGAAGGGACGATCCAGGTCCCGGGAGATAAATCCATTTCCCACCGTTCCATCATGCTGGGGGCCTTAGCCCAGGGCGTTACCCGGATTGAAGGGTTCCTCATGGCCGAGGACTGCCTGAGTACTGTGCGCTGTTTTAGGACTCTGGGAGTTCCTATCACGATGGAGGGTAAAAGCGTCCGGGTAGAGGGCAGAGGACTCTACGGCCTGCAGGAACCCGAGGATGTTCTGGATGTGGGTAATTCAGGTACCACCATCCGGCTGATGATGGGTATCTTGGCCGGGCAGCCTTTCACCTCTTTTCTCACGGGTGATCCCTCCATACGCCGTCGTCCCATGGGGAGAGTGGCCAAACCCTTAAGGGAAATGGGGGCTAATATTGTGGGGCGCCAGAACGGAAACCTGGCTCCTCTGGCAGTCCAGGGAGGAAACCTGAAACCAATATCTTATAAAACACCTGTGGCCAGTGCCCAAATCAAATCATCTATTCTTCTGGCCGGTCTCTATGCTCCCGGCTGGACTGAGGTTATTGAACCTGAGCAGTCCCGTAATCACTCAGAATTGATGTTAAAAGCCTTTGGCGCAGAAATTGAAACAGATGGACCAGCCGTCCGTGTCAAAGGCGGAGCACAACTAAAAGGGCAGCAGGTGCAGGTGCCAGGGGATATTTCTTCGGCGGCTTTCTTTATGGTAGCCGGGCTCATTGTTCCTCAGGGAAAGATCGTTATTGAAAATGTAGGTTTAAACCCCACCCGTGATGGCATCTTAGAGGTTTTACAGGCCATGGGGGGAAAAATCCGTTTATTCGATACCCGTGTGGTAGCAGGCGAACTTATTGGTAATATAGAAATACAGAGCAGTGAGCTGCGGGGTGTGAGTATTGGCGGTGCCATTATACCTCGCCTCATTGACGAAATACCCGTGCTGGCTGTGGCTGCCGCTTTTGCTGAAGGAGTTACAGAGATCCATGATGCGGCGGAATTGAAAGTAAAGGAAAGTAACCGTTTGTATGCCATCAGTGAGGGCTTGACCAGACTGGGGGCGCAAATTGAGGAACTCCCCGACGGTCTGCGTATCATAGGCGGTAAGCCCTTAAAAGGCAATGTCTGCCAGAGTTATCATGACCACCGTATCGCTATGGCTTTGGCTGTCGCGGGACTGCGTGCTGAGGGGGAAACTCACATAGAAGACGGGGAGGCTGTGAATATCTCTTTCCCCGAATTCACCCAGCTCATCAGCCAACTGCAAAAGGTGTGA